The DNA segment CCTGCTCCGTCACCAGCACCTTGTCGTTGTGGCCGTACGCAGTGAGATATGTATCGTTGTGTTTGATGATGACAAGATTCCCGTAGCCGCGCAAGGGGCCAACGTGAATCACGCGGCCATCGTCGGCTGCTTGCACCGGATCGCCCTTTTTGCCGGCAATATCGATGCCCTTGTTGCCTTTTTCGTCGAAACGCCCGATCAACTGGCCGGTGACCGGCCAAGCCAGCTTGACCGAGCCGTCGGCGGCCGGCGCGGAGGCCGCCGCCACGGGCGTGGAAGCCCCGCCAGCCGTGGCTGTCGGCGGAACCGGCGTGGGCACAGGACGCGCCTGGTCGATCGGCTGACCCTGCACGCCGCCCGGCGTCACCGGCATGGTGGCTACGCCGGTGCCCGCGTTGACGTCGGCACCAGGAGGCGCCACACGCAACAATTGACCCACTTCGATCTGGTTGGCGTTGGCCAGCGAATTCCAGGCCGCGACATCGCGATAGGACTGGCCGTTCTCGAGCGCGATTCGATAAAGCGTATCGCCTCGCTTGACGCGATAGTACCCAGGCGGCGCGGGCTCCAGCGGGACGACACCGGCGACGCCGGCTCCGGAGGTGCGATCCACCACGGGCGCCGGCATGGGCGAGGAGGCGCAGGCGGCCAGCAAGGCCAGCAGCAAGGAGGCGGTAGCGAACTGCCCGGCGCGGGCGAAACGTTCCGTGTTCACGATATTGTGCATAGTTCGACTCAGATAGTGCCCGATTTTAATGGCACAAAGAAAACGGCTTCAAGCGCGGTCCGGTGAAATCGATGCCGGTTACGCCGCTCGATCAACAATAATTGCTGCGTGACGGTCTGCCCTGGCCCGCCGGCGGAGGGAGGCACCGCCACTGGCGCGATCAGCCGCCCGCCGATGGCAAGCTGCTCCAGCAATGCCTGAGGCACCTCCATGCCGGCTGCCGCCAGGATAATCGACGAAAACGGCGCAGCCTGGGGTAAACCCAGCATGCCATCGCCATAATGCAGGCGCAGGTTTGGCACCCGCAGCGGCCGCAAGTTCGCCTTGGCTTGTTCGTGCAGCGGACGAATCCGCTCGATGGAGAACACTTCCCGCGCCACCAGGCTCAGCACGGCCGCCTGATAGCCGCAGCCGGTGCCGATTTCCAGCACACGCTCCAGCGGCTCATCCGCGCCGAGCCCATCGCGCAGCAGCTCGATCATGCGAGCCACCACCGACGGTTTGGAGATGGTCTGCTGGTGGCCGATCGGCAACGCCGCATCTTCATACGCCTGCGACGACAGGCCGGGCTCGACAAACAGGTGGCGCGGGATGGTGGCAATCGCGTCGAGCACGCGGTCGTCGCGGATGCCGGCCGCGCGCAGCCGCGCCGCCAGCGCGCCACGCGCGCGTTCCGAGGCCATGCCGCCACCGCCCGCCGTGGCGGCACTGGCGCGCGCCTGCACGGCGCTCGCTGCCGGGGTGGGCGCAGCAGGCGCCTTGGCCGCGCGCGATTTGGCGGCCATCGCCGCGCCGCGCGCGCCGCCCACGGCAGGCATGCCAGCGGTACGCGCCGGCGCGGGCTTGCGCTCGACCACCGCGTCCAGCGACAGGGGAAATTTTGGGCGACGCGGGACGGAACTCATGACGGCCGGCTACTACGCGGGCAAGAGCTTATGCCAGCCACTGGTTGATCTGCTCGAGCTGCCCGCGATGAGTCAGGTCCAGCTGCAAAGGGGTCAGCGACACGAAGCCTTCGCCCGTGGCATGGAAATCCGTGCCCTCGCTCGCATCGCGCGCGTCGCCGGCGGGGCCGATCCAATAGTTGGTATCGCCGCGCGGGTTGACCTGCGTGATCACCGGCTGGGACGGATGGCGCTTGCCGAGCCGGGTGGCACGGTAGCCTTTGAGGTGTTCAAACGGCAGGCTGGGAATATTGACGTTGAGCAGGAACGGCTCGGCCGAGGGCCTGGCGATATAGCGCTCGACGATGTCGCGTGCCACGCGCGCGGCGGCGTCAAGATGGGTCCAGCCCTTGTCCACCTGCGAAAAGGCGATTGAGGGAATGCCGAGCAGGAAGCCCTCGATGGCGGCGGCGACGGTACCGGAATACAGTACGTCCTCGCCCATGTTCTGGCCCTGGTTGATGCCGGACACCACCAGGTCGGGTTTCTCGTCCAGCAGGCCGGTCAGCGCGATATGCACGCAATCGGTCGGCGTGCCGTTGACGAAGCGGAACCCTTTCTGCACGCCCTCCCGGGCTTCATAGATGGACAGTGGCCGCTGCAAGGTCAGCGAGTTGGAAGCACCGCTGTGATTTTGCTCGGGTGCAATCACCGTGATGCGCGCCAGCGGCGCCAGCGCGGCATGTAGCGCGGCTAGCCCCGGCGCCAGGTAACCGTCATCGTTTGCGAGGAGGATATGCATGGCCGGGATTGTACCTGACAAGGCTGCCGCAAGCGGCCTGTCCGCAGTGCAAATCCTGCCGCAAAACCAGTACCCGCCGGCGCCTCGCCAGCTTGTAACAGAACGATCGTGCTATTTTTGCGCTACACTTGCCCGGGCCTGCCTGGCGCAACTGGCATGGACCACGCGTGCACCGCGCATGCACCCTTTTGCGCCGTCTTCTGCCGGGCATCGAACATATCACCGGAGACATGATGAAAGCCGTACTTTGCAAAGCCTGGGGCCCGCCTGATTCGCTGGTGCTCGAAACCCTGCCTGACCTGGTGCCCGGCGCGGGCGAAGTCGTCATCGACGTGAAGGCGGCTGGCGTGAATTTCCCCGACGTCCTCATCATCCAGAACAAATACCAGGCCAAGCCGCAACTGCCCTTCTCACCCGGCTCGGAACTGGCCGGCGTGGTCAACGCGGTGGGCGAGGGCGTGACGCACGTCAAACCCGGCGACAATGTCATCGCCTACCTGGGCAACGGCGCGTTCGCCTCGCAGGCCAAGGCCCCCGCTGCCGCCGTGGTGCCGATGCCGCCGGGCATCGACTTCGAGACCGCCGCGGCCTTCACCCTCACCTACGGCACCTCGCACCACGCGGTGATCGACCGCGGTGAGCTCAAGGCGGGCCAGACCATGCTGGTACTCGGCGCTGCTGGCGGCGTGGGCCTGGCGGCCATCGAAATCGGCAAGGCCATCGGCGCGCGCGTGATCGCTGCCGCCTCCACCGACGAAAAGCTCGCGGTCTGCAAGGACCATGGCGCCGATGCGCTGATCAACTACAGCACCGAAGACCTGCGCGAACGCGTGAAGGCGCTGACCGATGGCCGCGGCCCCGACGTGATCTATGACCCGGTCGGCGGCATCTACGCTGAGCCGGCTTTCCGCTCGATCGGCTGGCGCGGCCGCTACCTGGTGGTGGGCTTCGCCAATGGCGAAATCCCCAAGCTCCCGCTGAACCTGGCGCTGCTCAAGGGGGCCTCGCTGGTGGGCGTGTTCTGGGGTGACTTCGCGCGGCGCGAGCCCAAGGCCAACCAAGCCAACATGGCGCAGATGCTGGGCTGGATGAAGGAGGGCAAGATCCGCCCGCATATCTCCGCGCGCTACCCGCTGGAGCAGGCGCCGCAAGCCCTGAAGGA comes from the Cupriavidus basilensis genome and includes:
- a CDS encoding peptidoglycan DD-metalloendopeptidase family protein produces the protein MHNIVNTERFARAGQFATASLLLALLAACASSPMPAPVVDRTSGAGVAGVVPLEPAPPGYYRVKRGDTLYRIALENGQSYRDVAAWNSLANANQIEVGQLLRVAPPGADVNAGTGVATMPVTPGGVQGQPIDQARPVPTPVPPTATAGGASTPVAAASAPAADGSVKLAWPVTGQLIGRFDEKGNKGIDIAGKKGDPVQAADDGRVIHVGPLRGYGNLVIIKHNDTYLTAYGHNDKVLVTEQATVRKGQKIAEMGNSDTDRVKLHFEVRKNGKPVDPMRYLPPQ
- a CDS encoding protein-L-isoaspartate(D-aspartate) O-methyltransferase is translated as MSSVPRRPKFPLSLDAVVERKPAPARTAGMPAVGGARGAAMAAKSRAAKAPAAPTPAASAVQARASAATAGGGGMASERARGALAARLRAAGIRDDRVLDAIATIPRHLFVEPGLSSQAYEDAALPIGHQQTISKPSVVARMIELLRDGLGADEPLERVLEIGTGCGYQAAVLSLVAREVFSIERIRPLHEQAKANLRPLRVPNLRLHYGDGMLGLPQAAPFSSIILAAAGMEVPQALLEQLAIGGRLIAPVAVPPSAGGPGQTVTQQLLLIERRNRHRFHRTALEAVFFVPLKSGTI
- the surE gene encoding 5'/3'-nucleotidase SurE → MHILLANDDGYLAPGLAALHAALAPLARITVIAPEQNHSGASNSLTLQRPLSIYEAREGVQKGFRFVNGTPTDCVHIALTGLLDEKPDLVVSGINQGQNMGEDVLYSGTVAAAIEGFLLGIPSIAFSQVDKGWTHLDAAARVARDIVERYIARPSAEPFLLNVNIPSLPFEHLKGYRATRLGKRHPSQPVITQVNPRGDTNYWIGPAGDARDASEGTDFHATGEGFVSLTPLQLDLTHRGQLEQINQWLA
- a CDS encoding NADPH:quinone oxidoreductase family protein; the encoded protein is MKAVLCKAWGPPDSLVLETLPDLVPGAGEVVIDVKAAGVNFPDVLIIQNKYQAKPQLPFSPGSELAGVVNAVGEGVTHVKPGDNVIAYLGNGAFASQAKAPAAAVVPMPPGIDFETAAAFTLTYGTSHHAVIDRGELKAGQTMLVLGAAGGVGLAAIEIGKAIGARVIAAASTDEKLAVCKDHGADALINYSTEDLRERVKALTDGRGPDVIYDPVGGIYAEPAFRSIGWRGRYLVVGFANGEIPKLPLNLALLKGASLVGVFWGDFARREPKANQANMAQMLGWMKEGKIRPHISARYPLEQAPQALKDMEARKVTGKIVIVP